One window from the genome of Oceanisphaera sp. IT1-181 encodes:
- a CDS encoding NAD(P)/FAD-dependent oxidoreductase: MAIIGGGIGGVALAVACLHRGIPFTLYERDSGFEARSQGYGLTLQQASKAIEGLGIFSLDKGVVSTRHVVHTTDGKVLGEWGMRKWLHSDSTSAPKRTNVHIARQSLRLALLEQLGAHLNELPNTHSCVKWGHQLVDFKETDKGVELSFEVNGQIQSAKADLVVGADGIRSVVRHLALGHDISSLRYLDCMVILGICPLSALEGVDSDLLDSATVFQTANGHERIYIMPYDADSVMWQLSFPMAENEARALSAQGTAALKAEACKRTQWHSPIPQILAATQDAQISGYPVYDRALLTPELLASAGPITLLGDAAHPMSPFKGQGANQALLDALSLARIIVRSCRPQSNWRDAGIRNRVLGEFEAEMLERSATKVTDSADAAQFLHSDVVLHESDEPRGRCLK; this comes from the coding sequence GTGGCGATCATTGGAGGCGGCATTGGCGGCGTAGCATTGGCGGTGGCCTGTTTACACCGTGGCATTCCGTTCACCCTTTATGAGCGCGATAGTGGCTTTGAAGCTCGCTCTCAGGGTTATGGCCTCACCTTGCAACAAGCGAGCAAAGCCATCGAAGGCTTAGGTATTTTCTCTCTCGATAAGGGCGTGGTGTCTACTCGCCATGTGGTACACACCACTGACGGCAAAGTGCTTGGCGAATGGGGCATGAGAAAGTGGCTGCACTCAGATAGCACTTCTGCGCCTAAGCGCACTAACGTGCATATCGCCCGTCAGTCTTTGCGCTTAGCGCTGCTGGAACAATTGGGTGCCCACCTGAATGAACTCCCAAATACACACAGCTGCGTAAAATGGGGCCATCAGTTGGTCGACTTTAAAGAGACTGATAAAGGCGTTGAGCTGAGCTTTGAGGTGAACGGACAAATACAAAGCGCCAAAGCGGACTTGGTGGTGGGTGCCGATGGTATTAGAAGTGTCGTTCGCCACTTAGCTTTGGGGCACGACATAAGCTCCCTGCGTTATTTGGATTGCATGGTGATCTTAGGGATCTGCCCATTAAGTGCGCTTGAAGGCGTAGACAGTGATTTACTGGACTCTGCTACGGTATTTCAAACCGCCAATGGCCATGAGCGTATTTATATCATGCCCTACGACGCCGATTCTGTGATGTGGCAATTAAGCTTTCCTATGGCAGAAAACGAAGCTAGAGCCTTGAGTGCCCAAGGCACTGCAGCGCTAAAGGCAGAAGCCTGCAAGCGCACCCAGTGGCACTCGCCCATTCCGCAGATTTTGGCAGCCACTCAGGATGCACAAATTTCTGGCTATCCGGTGTATGACCGCGCCTTACTCACGCCAGAATTATTGGCAAGCGCAGGTCCCATTACATTGCTTGGCGATGCGGCGCACCCCATGAGCCCGTTTAAAGGGCAAGGCGCTAACCAAGCGTTGCTCGATGCATTATCACTGGCACGCATTATTGTCAGAAGCTGCCGGCCACAATCGAACTGGCGCGATGCAGGCATTCGCAACCGCGTGTTAGGCGAGTTTGAAGCTGAGATGCTAGAGCGCAGCGCCACTAAAGTGACGGATTCAGCAGACGCGGCGCAATTTCTGCACTCGGATGTGGTGCTGCATGAGAGCGATGAACCTAGAGGGCGTTGTTTAAAGTAA